The Mauremys reevesii isolate NIE-2019 linkage group 1, ASM1616193v1, whole genome shotgun sequence genome has a segment encoding these proteins:
- the LOC120400156 gene encoding olfactory receptor 51G2-like, with product MSAVNDTKINSAVFLLTGIPDQEDIHLWISIPFCLIYVISIVGNSVILFIIKTDPRLREPMYIFLSMLAVTDLGISISTMPTILGIYLYNSREISFEACFAQLFFIHSLQLTESSILLLMAFDRFIAICNPLRYSSILTLQTIDRMGLVFVLRSLAVVFPLPFLLKRFQYCHANVLSHSYCLHQEVMKMACSDITVNSIYGLFITLLTVGLDSLFIFLSYVMILKTALSIASNAERLRALNTCVSHLCAVLLFYSAEIGLALIHRYGKGSSPLLQTVLGYMSLLLPPLVNPIVYSLKSRHLRAGIIRAFVKCMVSL from the coding sequence atgtcagctgtcaatgacaccaaaatcaactctgcagtgttccttctcacaGGGATACCTGACCAGGAAGACATCCATCTCTGGATCTCTATCCCTTTCTGCTTAATTTATGTTATTTCGATAGTAGgtaattcagtcattctgttcattataaaaacagatccaaggCTCCgagagcccatgtacattttcctttccatgttggccgtTACAGACCTTGGCATATCGATATCCACGATGCCAACGATACTGGGCATATACTTGTATAACTCTAGGGAGATCAGCTTTGAAGCCTGTTTCgctcagctgttcttcatccactcgCTTCAATTAACTGAATCCTCCATActcttgttgatggcctttgaccgcttcatCGCGATCTGTAACCCACTGAGATATTCTTCCATCTTAACCCTGCAGACAATAGACCGTATGGGACTGGTATTTGTACTAAGAAGTTTGGCTGTAGTATTCCCACTCCCATTTCTACTGAAAAGGTTCCAATACTGTCATGCCAATGTCCTCTCCCACtcctactgcctgcaccaggagGTCATGAAGATGGCTTGTTCCGATATCACAGTGAACAGCATCTACGGCTTGTTTATTACACTCTTAACGGTGGGATTGGATTCGCTGTTCATCttcctctcttatgtgatgatcctcaaaacagCGCTGAGCATCGCGTCCAATGCAGAGCGCCTcagggccctgaacacctgcgtctcccacctctgtgctgtCCTGCTCTTCTATTCAGCAGAGATTGGTCTTGCTCTGATACACAGATATGGAAAGGGCTCATCTCCCTTGCTTCAAACTGTCCTGGGctacatgtccctgctgctcccaccCTTGGTTAATCCAATCGTGTACAGCCTGAAAAGCAGACACCTGCGTGCGGGGATAATCAGGGCATTCGTCAAGTGCATGGTCAGTTTATGA
- the LOC120400219 gene encoding olfactory receptor 51G2-like yields MSAVNDTKINSAVFLLTGIPGQEDVHLWVSIPFCLMYVISIVGNSVILFIIKTDPSLHEPMYIFLSMLAITDLGILISTMPTILGIYLFNSREISFEACFAQLFFIHSLQLNESSMLLLMAFDRFIAICNPLRYSSILTLQTIDNMGRVFVLRSLTVIFPLPFLLKRFRYCQANVLSHSYCLHQEVMKLACSDISVNSIYGLFITLLTVGLDSLLIFLSYVMILKTALSIASNAECLRALNTCVSHLCAVLLFYTPMIGLSVIHRFGKGSSPLLQTVLGYISLMVPPLINPIVYSMKSRHLRAGIIRAFVKCRVSS; encoded by the coding sequence atgtcagctgtcaatgacaccaaaatcaactctgcagtgttccttctcaccggGATACCTGGCCAGGAAGACGTCCATCTCTGGGTCTCTATCCCCTTCTGCTTAATGTATGTTATTtcgatagtaggaaattcagtcattctgttcattataaaaacagatccaagcctgcatgagcccatgtacattttcctttccatgttggccatcACAGACCTTGGCATATTGATATCCACCATGCCGACGATATTGGGCATATACTTGTTTAACTCTCGGGAGATTAGCTTCGAAGCCTGTTTTgctcagctgttcttcatccactcaCTTCAGTTAAATGAATCCTCCAtgctcttgttgatggcctttgaccgcttcatcgcaatctgtaacccactgagaTATTCTTCCATCTTAACCCTGCAGACAATAGACAATATGGGACGGGTATTTGTGCTAAGAAGTTTGACAGTAATATTCCCACTCCCGTTTCTACTGAAAAGGTTCCGATACTGTCAAGctaatgtcctctcccattcctactgcctgcaccaggagGTCATGAAGTTGGCTTGTTCTGATATCTCAGTGAATAGCATCTACGGCTTGTTTATTACACTCTTAACGGTGGGATTGGATTCgctgctcatcttcctctcttatgtgatgatcctcaaaacagCGCTGAGCATCGCGTCCAATGCAGAGTGCCTCAGGGCCCTGAATACCTGCGTCTCCCACCTCTGCGCCGTCCTGCTCTTCTACACACCAATGATCGGCCTGTCTGTGATACACAGATTTGGAAAGGGATCATCTCCCTTGCTTCAAACTGTCCTGGGCTACATCTCCCTGATGGTCCCACCCCTGATTAATCCAATCGTGTACAGCATGAAAAGCAGACACCTGCGTGCAGGGATAATCAGGGCATTCGTCAAGTGCAGGGTGAGTTCATGA